Proteins encoded in a region of the Schaalia hyovaginalis genome:
- a CDS encoding potassium channel family protein, which translates to MASMAHEDARELASGTLVIGLGRFGSAVAVTLDKLGYEILAIEKNPARVQAFAGRFPLVEADATSMEALEQLGAREFRAAVVGAGSSLESSVLITANLVDMGMPSIWAKAISREHGRILRRIGAHHVIYPEFDAGQRTAHLVGGRMIDYIEMEKDGFAIMKLRPPKEVHGFTVEDLDLRGRYGVNLLGVLRPGTPFEYATSKTRINPEDIIIVSGDARLLEYFANRP; encoded by the coding sequence ATGGCGAGCATGGCTCACGAGGATGCACGCGAACTCGCCTCCGGAACACTCGTCATCGGACTCGGTCGTTTCGGTTCGGCTGTGGCCGTGACGCTCGACAAACTGGGGTACGAGATCCTCGCGATCGAGAAGAACCCCGCGCGCGTTCAGGCCTTCGCGGGGCGCTTCCCCCTCGTCGAAGCGGATGCGACCTCGATGGAGGCCCTCGAGCAGCTCGGGGCCCGCGAATTCCGCGCCGCAGTGGTCGGCGCCGGATCATCGCTCGAGTCCTCGGTGCTCATCACCGCGAATCTCGTCGACATGGGGATGCCCTCGATCTGGGCGAAGGCGATCTCCCGGGAGCACGGCCGGATCCTGAGGAGGATCGGCGCCCACCACGTCATCTATCCGGAATTCGACGCGGGTCAGCGCACGGCCCACCTCGTCGGCGGCCGGATGATCGACTACATCGAGATGGAGAAGGACGGCTTCGCGATCATGAAGCTGCGCCCCCCCAAAGAGGTGCACGGCTTCACGGTGGAGGACCTGGATCTGCGAGGGCGCTACGGCGTGAATCTGCTCGGCGTCCTGCGCCCGGGAACGCCCTTCGAGTACGCGACCTCGAAGACGCGCATCAACCCCGAGGACATCATCATCGTGTCCGGCGACGCCCGCCTGCTCGAGTACTTCGCGAACCGCCCCTAG
- a CDS encoding helix-turn-helix domain-containing protein: MDQKSAPRFMTVSEVAELMRVSKMTVYRLIHSGEMPAIRVGKSFRVPEAAVGALIASGLADHTDGRAAGIGG; encoded by the coding sequence ATGGATCAGAAGTCCGCACCCCGTTTCATGACGGTGTCCGAGGTGGCGGAACTCATGCGCGTGTCGAAAATGACCGTGTATCGCCTGATCCACTCCGGAGAAATGCCCGCGATCAGGGTCGGGAAGAGCTTCCGCGTCCCCGAGGCCGCCGTCGGCGCGCTCATCGCGTCGGGTCTCGCCGATCACACAGATGGGCGTGCGGCCGGGATCGGCGGCTGA
- a CDS encoding AMP-binding protein, with the protein MSPARILVVPGGTQIGAVALANAAIHKLVELHEERLADPGHPAPRTLVALRDPGEVPPSSLRQSTATPAQAFPADRFPALAERIDDPSFFEGVDLIVSTSGSTSGSPRLVGLSIESLVASANATHRALEGPGRWILALPAHHIAGAMVLVRAAVADTAPLIVDSPGAFDPRALLPAIAGATQERDVPGYLSLVPTQLAACLEAGEEVLAPMRALAAILVGGAAARNGLLERAEHAGLKIVTTYGMTETCGGCVYDGVPLEGVQVRAVDRDGSSRLAIAGPVLMTRYLDADSPFFDEGGSTWLLTGDLGVITGGGLVRVEGRADDVIVTGGLSVAPGQVLSALLSAPGIADAWVTSTPDDKWGELVTAIVVPAQMPTSPEQMAGLGRAIRDHVGSRIGRAYAPRRVVAADALPSLNGVKIDRIGARRIAEDEDRPERDWRR; encoded by the coding sequence ATGTCCCCAGCGCGCATCCTCGTCGTCCCCGGCGGCACGCAGATCGGGGCCGTCGCCCTCGCGAATGCGGCGATCCACAAGCTCGTCGAACTCCACGAGGAGCGCCTCGCGGACCCCGGGCATCCGGCGCCCCGCACGCTCGTCGCCCTGCGTGATCCCGGCGAGGTGCCGCCCTCGTCGCTCAGGCAGAGCACGGCGACGCCCGCGCAGGCCTTCCCCGCGGATCGCTTCCCCGCCCTGGCGGAGCGGATCGACGACCCCTCCTTCTTCGAGGGCGTGGACCTCATCGTCTCGACCTCCGGTTCGACCTCAGGATCGCCCCGCCTCGTCGGCCTCTCGATCGAATCCCTCGTGGCCTCCGCGAATGCCACCCATCGTGCGCTGGAGGGCCCCGGCCGCTGGATCCTCGCACTCCCCGCGCACCACATCGCGGGGGCGATGGTCCTCGTGCGGGCCGCCGTCGCCGACACCGCCCCCCTCATCGTCGACAGCCCGGGCGCCTTCGATCCGAGGGCCCTCCTGCCGGCGATCGCGGGCGCGACCCAGGAGCGCGACGTGCCCGGCTACCTGTCGCTCGTCCCCACGCAGCTCGCCGCCTGCCTCGAGGCGGGCGAGGAGGTGCTCGCCCCGATGCGGGCCCTGGCCGCGATCCTCGTCGGCGGGGCGGCGGCCCGCAACGGCCTGCTCGAACGCGCCGAGCACGCCGGTCTCAAGATCGTGACCACCTACGGAATGACGGAGACCTGCGGCGGGTGCGTCTACGACGGCGTGCCCCTCGAGGGCGTCCAGGTCCGCGCGGTCGACCGTGACGGCTCGAGCCGCTTGGCGATCGCAGGCCCGGTCCTCATGACCCGCTATCTCGACGCCGATTCCCCCTTCTTCGACGAGGGCGGGAGCACCTGGCTCCTGACGGGCGACCTCGGAGTCATCACCGGCGGCGGTCTGGTGCGCGTCGAGGGCAGGGCCGACGACGTGATCGTCACCGGAGGGCTCTCGGTCGCACCGGGGCAGGTCCTGTCCGCGCTCCTGTCGGCGCCCGGGATCGCGGACGCGTGGGTGACCTCGACCCCTGACGACAAGTGGGGGGAGCTCGTCACCGCGATCGTGGTCCCCGCTCAGATGCCGACCTCGCCCGAGCAGATGGCGGGCCTGGGGCGCGCGATCCGCGACCACGTCGGGTCCCGCATCGGCCGCGCCTACGCGCCCCGGCGCGTCGTGGCCGCCGATGCCCTGCCCTCCCTCAACGGAGTGAAGATCGACAGGATCGGCGCGCGCAGGATCGCCGAGGACGAGGACCGGCCCGAACGCGACTGGCGCAGGTGA
- a CDS encoding TrkH family potassium uptake protein, which produces MGASGRRAPSPASAEEFDAAPSPLVRRVGRTDPAPEDTPVDRFKAWFVRQARYAPARLALGVFALIIAVITALLSLPIATIPQRPVSFVDILFTAVSAVCVTGLTTVETATSWTPFGQGVIALGIMIGGLGVMTLASILGFAVSRHLGLTQRMLAAQETKSDGLGQISGLLKAVIATSLTAESLLFLIFLPRFLTMGETLGRAVWEAMFMAISVFNNAGFVILVGGLAPHVSDWWLLAPIVLGTFVGAIGFPVIQDLAARWRTPSKWALHTKLTLSVYAILALVGTVMLALTEWTNPLTLGSLDTSTCLLNILLAGVNSRSSGLSALDVGVMRPQTHFVQDVLMMIGGGSASTAGGIKVTTFAVLVLAVIAEARGDQDIETFGRRIPPSVVRLSVAVSLLGLTLVAVSVVVLLSLTNYSLDTILFETISAFATVGLSTGITATLPPLGKYVLIILMFAGRTGSMTMAAALALRDRSRVIRMPEERPIIG; this is translated from the coding sequence ATGGGGGCTTCGGGCCGACGAGCCCCCTCCCCGGCATCCGCGGAGGAGTTCGATGCGGCCCCCTCGCCCCTCGTCCGCCGGGTGGGCCGCACGGATCCCGCCCCGGAGGACACCCCCGTCGACCGCTTCAAGGCGTGGTTCGTCCGCCAGGCCCGCTACGCGCCCGCGCGCCTCGCCCTCGGCGTCTTCGCGCTCATCATCGCGGTCATCACCGCACTCCTCAGCCTGCCGATCGCGACGATCCCCCAGCGCCCGGTCTCCTTCGTCGACATCCTCTTCACCGCTGTTTCCGCGGTGTGCGTCACGGGCCTGACCACGGTGGAGACGGCGACGAGCTGGACGCCCTTCGGTCAGGGCGTCATCGCCCTCGGCATCATGATCGGCGGCCTGGGCGTGATGACCCTCGCCTCGATCCTCGGCTTCGCGGTTTCGCGCCACCTCGGCCTGACCCAGCGGATGCTCGCCGCCCAGGAGACGAAGTCGGACGGGCTGGGCCAGATCTCCGGCCTCCTGAAAGCGGTCATCGCGACCTCGCTCACCGCTGAATCCCTCCTCTTCCTCATCTTCCTCCCCCGGTTCCTCACGATGGGCGAAACCCTGGGCAGGGCGGTCTGGGAGGCCATGTTCATGGCGATCTCCGTCTTCAACAACGCGGGCTTCGTCATCCTCGTCGGCGGCCTCGCCCCGCACGTCTCCGATTGGTGGCTCCTCGCACCGATCGTCCTGGGGACCTTCGTGGGCGCGATCGGCTTCCCCGTCATTCAGGACCTCGCCGCCCGGTGGCGCACCCCGAGCAAGTGGGCGCTGCACACGAAGCTCACACTGTCGGTCTACGCGATCCTCGCGCTCGTGGGGACGGTGATGCTCGCCCTCACCGAATGGACTAATCCGCTCACACTGGGGTCGCTCGACACCTCGACGTGCCTGCTCAACATCCTGCTCGCGGGCGTGAACTCGCGCTCCTCGGGGCTGTCGGCCCTCGATGTCGGCGTCATGCGGCCGCAGACGCACTTCGTCCAGGACGTCCTCATGATGATCGGCGGCGGCTCGGCGTCGACCGCGGGCGGCATCAAGGTCACGACTTTCGCGGTGCTCGTCCTCGCGGTGATCGCCGAGGCGAGGGGCGATCAGGACATCGAGACCTTCGGGCGACGGATCCCGCCCTCGGTCGTGCGCCTTTCGGTCGCGGTGTCCCTGCTGGGCCTGACGCTCGTCGCCGTGTCCGTGGTGGTCCTGCTGTCGCTCACGAACTACTCGCTCGACACGATCCTCTTCGAGACGATCTCCGCCTTCGCGACGGTCGGCCTGTCGACCGGCATCACCGCGACGCTGCCGCCCCTGGGCAAGTACGTGCTCATCATCCTCATGTTCGCCGGGCGGACCGGCTCGATGACCATGGCCGCGGCTCTTGCGCTGCGGGACCGTTCGCGCGTGATCCGCATGCCCGAGGAGCGCCCGATCATCGGTTAG
- a CDS encoding o-succinylbenzoate synthase gives MDAMPLPRNSARLSRIDIRALPSHVRAVLGGIDEVLVYDLAMNVRFRRVTSRDGLLLHGESGWAEAAPFWDYDPAESSTWLEGAIDAASSPGPRLHRDAVPVNVTIPVVSAESARDRVIRSRGCATAKVKVADPGARLEDDAERVRAVARALAETVGDEGRVRVDANAAWTADEAIAAIELLDEAAEAVGGLQYVEQPCASVEELARVRRAVRAPIAADESIRRASDPVAVARAGAADVAVIKIAPLGGIRRALRIGEETGLRLVVSSALESSIGLQVAVRAAASIPGEVLACGLATASFLASDVVAEPVRVEAGSLPLRELEPDLRLLASPVDEALRARWIDRLDAMAVHLGERR, from the coding sequence ATGGACGCCATGCCCCTACCTCGGAACTCCGCCCGGCTCTCGCGGATCGACATCCGCGCCCTCCCCTCGCACGTGCGCGCGGTCCTCGGGGGCATCGACGAGGTCCTCGTCTACGATCTCGCGATGAACGTCCGCTTCCGCCGGGTGACGAGCCGGGACGGCCTCCTGCTCCACGGGGAGTCCGGCTGGGCGGAGGCCGCTCCTTTCTGGGATTACGATCCGGCCGAGTCCTCGACGTGGCTCGAGGGGGCGATCGATGCGGCCTCCTCGCCGGGGCCCCGTCTTCACCGCGATGCGGTCCCCGTGAATGTGACGATCCCGGTGGTCTCCGCCGAATCGGCGCGGGATCGCGTCATCCGATCGCGGGGCTGTGCGACCGCCAAGGTGAAGGTCGCCGATCCGGGAGCGCGTCTCGAGGACGACGCTGAACGGGTGCGCGCGGTTGCCCGGGCGCTCGCCGAGACGGTCGGGGATGAGGGCCGCGTCCGAGTGGATGCGAACGCGGCGTGGACGGCGGATGAGGCGATCGCCGCGATCGAGCTCCTCGACGAGGCGGCCGAGGCGGTGGGCGGTCTTCAGTACGTGGAGCAGCCCTGCGCGAGCGTCGAGGAGCTCGCGCGGGTGCGTCGCGCGGTTCGGGCTCCCATCGCCGCCGACGAGTCCATTCGCCGCGCTTCGGATCCCGTGGCGGTCGCGCGCGCGGGCGCCGCCGATGTCGCGGTCATCAAGATCGCTCCGCTCGGCGGGATCCGCAGGGCTTTGAGGATCGGGGAGGAGACGGGCCTGCGACTGGTCGTCTCCTCCGCCCTCGAATCCTCGATCGGCCTCCAGGTCGCAGTCCGCGCCGCCGCGTCGATCCCCGGGGAGGTCCTCGCCTGCGGGCTCGCGACCGCCTCTTTCCTCGCCTCCGATGTCGTCGCCGAGCCCGTGCGGGTCGAGGCCGGCTCGCTGCCCCTTCGCGAGCTCGAGCCCGATCTGCGACTCCTCGCCTCGCCGGTCGATGAGGCCCTTCGCGCGCGCTGGATCGATCGCCTCGACGCCATGGCCGTACACCTCGGGGAGCGCCGATGA
- the radA gene encoding DNA repair protein RadA codes for MVKAKTIYRCTECGWTSPKWAGQCRDCSAWGTLEEAAPGGAIAGGTAAVAPRRPALPIGDVDGERARSRPTGVGELDRVLGGGVVPGAVVLLAGEPGVGKSTLLLDVAARAARGTGDHGPVLYVTGEESSSQVKARAMRIGALDDRLLLADDNDLASVLGHVDAVSPSLLIVDSVQTVSSGQVEGGAGGVAQVRAVAAGLIRAAKERDLPVLLVGHVTKDGGIAGPRVLEHLVDVVCQFEGDRHSRLRLLRAVKNRYGPTDEVGCFELVESGIREVPDPSGLFLSESSANVPGTCVTVSLEGRRPMPTEVQALVASSAAGSPRRTTSGVDHSRVAMILAVLQARLDVDLSSYDVYVSTVGGARSAEPAIDLAMAIAIVTAHEQIVPRPGTVAIGEIGLTGEIRASTGVGRRLQEAARLGFTRAIVPAKGSEDLPRIDSLTVLTVSDLATAIRAALP; via the coding sequence ATGGTGAAGGCGAAGACGATCTACCGCTGCACGGAGTGCGGCTGGACGAGCCCGAAGTGGGCGGGCCAGTGCCGGGACTGCTCCGCATGGGGCACCCTGGAGGAGGCCGCGCCCGGCGGCGCGATCGCGGGGGGCACCGCTGCGGTTGCGCCCCGTCGACCGGCGCTCCCCATCGGGGATGTCGACGGCGAACGTGCGCGCTCGCGCCCGACCGGTGTAGGGGAGCTGGATCGCGTCCTCGGCGGGGGCGTCGTCCCGGGCGCCGTCGTCCTGCTCGCCGGCGAACCCGGGGTGGGCAAATCGACCCTCCTCCTCGATGTGGCGGCGCGCGCCGCCCGCGGGACCGGGGACCATGGCCCGGTCCTCTACGTGACCGGTGAGGAATCCTCCTCGCAGGTCAAGGCGCGGGCGATGCGCATCGGCGCCTTGGACGACCGCCTCCTCCTCGCCGATGACAACGACCTCGCCTCAGTGCTCGGGCACGTCGACGCGGTCTCCCCTTCGCTCCTCATCGTCGATTCCGTGCAGACCGTCTCATCGGGCCAGGTCGAGGGCGGGGCCGGGGGCGTCGCACAGGTGCGCGCCGTCGCGGCCGGCCTCATCCGCGCCGCGAAGGAGCGCGATCTGCCGGTGCTCCTCGTCGGCCATGTGACGAAGGACGGGGGCATCGCGGGTCCGCGGGTCCTGGAGCACCTCGTGGATGTCGTCTGCCAATTCGAGGGGGACCGCCATTCGCGTCTGCGCCTCTTGCGGGCCGTGAAGAACCGCTACGGGCCGACCGACGAGGTCGGCTGCTTCGAGCTCGTGGAATCCGGGATCCGCGAGGTCCCCGATCCTTCCGGCCTGTTCCTCTCGGAGTCCTCGGCGAATGTCCCGGGGACCTGCGTGACGGTCTCGCTCGAGGGGCGCCGCCCGATGCCGACCGAGGTCCAGGCCCTCGTCGCCTCGAGCGCCGCGGGATCGCCCAGGCGGACGACCTCGGGCGTCGATCATTCCCGGGTCGCCATGATCCTCGCGGTCCTCCAGGCCCGGCTCGATGTCGACCTGTCCTCCTACGACGTGTACGTGTCGACCGTCGGCGGCGCGAGGAGCGCCGAACCGGCGATCGATCTCGCGATGGCGATCGCCATCGTCACGGCTCATGAGCAGATCGTCCCCCGGCCGGGAACGGTCGCGATCGGCGAGATCGGATTGACCGGGGAGATCCGCGCATCGACCGGCGTGGGCCGCCGCCTGCAGGAGGCCGCCCGTCTGGGATTCACTCGGGCGATCGTGCCGGCGAAGGGTTCGGAGGATCTTCCGCGGATCGACAGTCTCACAGTGCTGACCGTTTCCGACCTCGCGACCGCGATCCGCGCGGCGCTGCCGTAA
- a CDS encoding 1,4-dihydroxy-2-naphthoate polyprenyltransferase, with protein sequence MATLPQWIEGARPRTLPAAASPVILGSAAAHHLGGFDPLRALLALVVALALQIGVNYSNDYSDGIRGTDAERKGPLRLTGSGLAAPKSVLGAALGFYAFAGFAGLALLALSGQWLLLIPGILAVLAGWFYTGGRTPYGYMGIGLSELFVFVFFGLMACVGTTWTQIQEAPAWLWGLASALGLESVALLMVNNIRDIPSDTESGKRTLAVRLGDGASRSVFSACFTIAVVILGTALHALGFTVFTSVCLMLLTALGAAPAVLPVSTGAAGAALIPALRNTGLFTLAYAVLASILLLIA encoded by the coding sequence ATGGCGACCCTACCCCAGTGGATCGAAGGCGCTCGCCCGCGCACCCTTCCCGCAGCCGCCTCCCCCGTGATCCTCGGATCGGCGGCGGCCCACCACCTCGGCGGATTCGACCCGCTGCGCGCGCTGCTCGCCCTCGTCGTCGCCCTCGCCCTGCAGATCGGCGTCAACTACTCGAACGACTACTCCGACGGGATCAGGGGCACCGACGCGGAGCGGAAGGGGCCCCTGCGCCTGACCGGTTCGGGCCTGGCCGCACCGAAGTCCGTCCTCGGCGCCGCCCTGGGCTTCTACGCGTTCGCAGGGTTCGCCGGACTGGCCCTCCTCGCCCTTTCCGGGCAGTGGCTCCTCCTCATCCCCGGAATCCTCGCGGTGCTCGCCGGATGGTTCTACACGGGCGGACGGACCCCCTACGGATACATGGGCATCGGCTTGTCCGAACTCTTCGTCTTCGTCTTCTTCGGCCTCATGGCCTGCGTCGGAACCACGTGGACGCAGATCCAGGAGGCGCCGGCCTGGCTGTGGGGGCTCGCCTCGGCCCTCGGACTGGAGTCCGTGGCCCTCCTCATGGTGAACAACATCCGGGACATCCCCTCCGACACCGAGTCCGGGAAGCGGACCCTCGCGGTGCGCCTCGGCGACGGCGCCTCCCGGAGCGTCTTCTCCGCCTGCTTCACGATCGCCGTCGTCATCCTGGGAACCGCGCTCCACGCGCTGGGCTTCACGGTCTTCACCTCGGTCTGCCTCATGCTCCTCACCGCCCTCGGCGCCGCACCGGCCGTGCTCCCCGTCTCCACGGGCGCCGCGGGCGCGGCCCTCATCCCCGCGCTGCGCAACACGGGCCTGTTCACGCTCGCCTACGCCGTCCTCGCGAGCATCCTCCTCCTCATCGCCTGA
- a CDS encoding 1,4-dihydroxy-2-naphthoyl-CoA synthase encodes MSALSFISDTFDPSRWREVAGFDLHDLTYHRGISRGAEADGRPAGEDMPVVRIAFDRPDIRNAFRPTTVDELYRCLDHARQTSDVAAVILTGNGPSAKDGGYSFCSGGDQRVRGADGYRYEVEGADSQADTATRREQVDPARAGRLHILEVQRLIRQMPKVVIAAVPGWAAGGGHSLNVVCDLSIASKEHAAFMQTDANVGSFDAGYGSALLARQVGDKRAREIFFLAHRYDAETAERWGVVNAAVPHSRLEETALEWAATIASKSPQAIRMLKFAFNLADDGMAGQQVFAGEATRMAYMTPEAQEGRDAFLEHRAPDWSGHPYYY; translated from the coding sequence ATGAGCGCGCTTTCCTTCATCTCCGACACCTTCGATCCGAGCCGGTGGCGCGAAGTCGCAGGCTTCGACCTCCACGACCTCACGTACCACCGCGGGATCTCGCGCGGGGCGGAGGCGGACGGCCGCCCCGCGGGCGAGGACATGCCGGTCGTGCGCATCGCCTTCGACCGGCCCGATATCCGCAACGCCTTCCGGCCGACGACCGTCGACGAGCTGTACCGCTGCCTCGACCACGCGCGCCAGACGAGCGACGTGGCGGCAGTCATCCTCACCGGCAACGGCCCGAGCGCGAAGGACGGCGGTTATTCCTTCTGCTCGGGCGGCGACCAGAGGGTGCGCGGCGCCGACGGCTATCGCTACGAGGTCGAGGGTGCCGACTCGCAGGCCGACACCGCGACCCGGCGCGAGCAGGTCGACCCCGCGCGCGCCGGCCGCCTGCACATCCTCGAGGTGCAGCGTTTGATCCGGCAGATGCCGAAGGTCGTCATCGCGGCGGTGCCCGGTTGGGCGGCGGGCGGCGGGCACTCCCTCAACGTGGTCTGCGACCTGTCGATCGCCTCTAAGGAGCACGCGGCCTTCATGCAGACCGACGCGAACGTCGGATCCTTCGATGCGGGCTACGGCTCGGCCCTGCTCGCCCGCCAGGTCGGGGACAAGCGGGCGCGCGAGATCTTCTTCCTGGCGCACCGCTACGACGCCGAAACGGCCGAACGCTGGGGGGTGGTCAACGCCGCGGTCCCCCATTCCCGTCTCGAGGAGACGGCGCTCGAATGGGCCGCCACGATCGCCTCCAAGTCCCCGCAGGCGATCCGCATGCTGAAGTTCGCCTTCAATCTCGCCGACGACGGAATGGCGGGCCAGCAGGTCTTCGCGGGGGAGGCGACGCGCATGGCGTACATGACGCCCGAGGCCCAGGAGGGCCGCGACGCCTTCCTCGAGCACCGCGCGCCCGACTGGAGCGGGCACCCGTATTACTACTGA
- a CDS encoding histidine phosphatase family protein, whose product MISTKIHVMRHGEVDNPEGVLYGRLPGFALTELGGAMARRVADHLVAEGADISAVIASPLLRAQLTAAPTARAYGLPILSDPRLIEAGNVFEGEAVNSDRAIFFKPGNLRYYTNPLRPSWGEPYAQIAARMSAALSSALRIAEGREALVVSHQSPITVLTRFARKQPLAHAPWSRRCSLASLTTFEFVGSTLVAIGYSEPAADLVAEAQDMTPGDSAAALKR is encoded by the coding sequence ATGATTTCGACGAAGATCCACGTGATGCGCCACGGCGAGGTCGACAATCCTGAAGGCGTGCTCTACGGCCGCCTCCCCGGTTTCGCCCTCACCGAGCTCGGCGGGGCGATGGCCCGAAGAGTCGCGGATCACCTGGTCGCAGAGGGCGCGGACATCAGCGCGGTGATCGCCTCCCCGCTCCTGCGCGCCCAGCTCACCGCGGCGCCCACGGCCCGCGCCTACGGCCTGCCGATCCTCTCGGATCCGCGTCTCATCGAAGCGGGCAACGTCTTCGAGGGCGAAGCGGTCAATTCCGATCGCGCGATCTTCTTCAAGCCCGGGAACCTCAGGTACTACACGAACCCGCTGCGGCCGAGCTGGGGCGAGCCCTACGCGCAGATCGCCGCGCGGATGAGCGCGGCGCTCTCCTCCGCCCTGCGGATCGCCGAGGGGCGCGAGGCCCTCGTCGTCTCGCATCAGAGCCCGATCACGGTCCTCACCCGATTCGCGCGCAAGCAGCCCCTCGCCCACGCGCCCTGGTCGAGGCGCTGCTCGCTCGCATCGCTCACGACATTCGAGTTCGTCGGCTCGACCCTCGTGGCGATCGGGTACTCCGAACCGGCGGCGGACCTGGTCGCCGAGGCCCAGGACATGACCCCGGGCGATTCGGCGGCCGCCCTCAAACGCTGA
- a CDS encoding L,D-transpeptidase family protein has protein sequence MITRISTKMKVAIASVAALVVVLVGATAAYALSYADRALPGVAVAGESVTGMSRDEVVSLIERRAAATKVTFDINGTATETSLADAGVTVDAEKTADAVFAPNAGFGSKIGALFNSQDVTPVLKTDEKALASFATELATTTGTPVIEAEVALGEDGVTFTATQSASGSLVDEEAVKKAVMAQGAALASGSHSLEAREVSPKVTSEAASAAADAANAIVALEVVLTDGVDAFKASAADKASWVKTDPQDDGSVKVSVDAAKSDAWVKSTVEGTNIEVVNGIHNVNTQGTVLTVAKEGVAGRTANNVDALGDALVSALDSGRAYSGEITYDEVAPTYEERLVAEGAENLVYQAAPGEKWVDINLSTATITAYEGATVVGGPYYMVPGAPDTPTVTGTYHVYLKYASQTMRGLNSDGTKYETPDVPWVTYFTGSYAFHGAPWRSSFGWSGPGGSHGCVNMPVTAAKFIYDWSEIGTTVVSHY, from the coding sequence ATGATTACGCGAATTTCGACAAAGATGAAGGTGGCGATCGCCTCGGTCGCCGCTTTGGTTGTCGTCCTCGTCGGCGCCACCGCCGCCTACGCCCTCTCCTACGCCGACCGGGCGCTTCCCGGCGTCGCGGTCGCGGGTGAATCCGTGACCGGCATGTCCCGCGACGAAGTCGTCTCCCTGATCGAGCGGCGCGCCGCGGCCACGAAGGTCACCTTCGACATCAACGGCACCGCGACCGAGACGAGCCTCGCCGACGCGGGCGTCACGGTGGACGCGGAGAAGACCGCTGATGCCGTCTTCGCGCCCAATGCGGGATTCGGCTCGAAGATCGGCGCCCTCTTCAATTCGCAGGATGTGACTCCGGTCCTCAAGACGGATGAGAAGGCCCTCGCCTCCTTCGCGACCGAGCTCGCCACCACCACGGGCACCCCCGTCATAGAGGCGGAGGTGGCCCTCGGCGAAGACGGCGTGACCTTCACCGCGACGCAGTCCGCTTCCGGATCGCTGGTCGATGAGGAGGCGGTCAAGAAGGCCGTGATGGCCCAGGGCGCCGCCCTCGCCTCGGGATCCCATTCGCTCGAGGCCCGCGAGGTGAGCCCGAAGGTGACGAGCGAAGCGGCCTCGGCCGCCGCCGACGCCGCGAACGCGATCGTCGCGCTCGAGGTCGTCCTCACCGACGGCGTTGACGCCTTCAAGGCCTCCGCCGCCGACAAGGCCTCGTGGGTCAAGACCGATCCGCAGGACGACGGCAGCGTGAAGGTGTCGGTCGACGCCGCGAAATCGGACGCCTGGGTCAAGTCCACCGTCGAGGGCACGAACATCGAAGTCGTCAACGGCATCCACAACGTCAACACCCAGGGCACGGTGCTGACCGTCGCGAAGGAGGGCGTCGCCGGCAGGACCGCCAACAACGTGGACGCCCTCGGGGACGCCCTGGTCTCGGCGCTCGACTCGGGGCGGGCCTACTCGGGCGAGATCACCTACGACGAAGTCGCCCCGACCTACGAGGAGCGCCTCGTCGCGGAGGGCGCGGAGAACCTCGTCTACCAGGCGGCCCCCGGTGAGAAGTGGGTCGATATCAACCTCTCGACCGCGACCATCACCGCGTACGAGGGCGCCACCGTCGTGGGCGGTCCTTACTACATGGTTCCGGGCGCTCCGGATACGCCGACCGTGACGGGCACTTACCACGTCTACCTCAAGTATGCTTCGCAGACGATGCGCGGCCTCAACTCCGACGGGACGAAGTACGAGACTCCGGACGTTCCCTGGGTCACCTACTTCACCGGCTCCTACGCTTTCCACGGTGCACCGTGGCGCTCCTCCTTCGGCTGGTCCGGACCGGGCGGCTCGCACGGCTGCGTGAACATGCCGGTGACCGCTGCGAAGTTCATCTACGACTGGTCGGAGATCGGTACGACGGTGGTCTCGCACTACTGA
- a CDS encoding 30S ribosomal protein bS22, whose translation MGSVIKKRRKRMAKKKHRKLLRKTRHQRRNKK comes from the coding sequence ATGGGCTCCGTGATCAAGAAGCGCCGCAAGCGCATGGCGAAGAAGAAGCACCGCAAGCTGCTGCGCAAGACGCGTCACCAGCGTCGCAACAAGAAGTGA